In Stieleria varia, one genomic interval encodes:
- a CDS encoding TadE/TadG family type IV pilus assembly protein, giving the protein MKNQKPILRPNRQRPNRQCPRRAGAAAVEFALVVPVMLIFAFGLIEISRLAMVKESITQATREGARVGIRPTATAADITTRINEELEILGITGAMIEIEPSQFGPADEGETVRVRIRVPMANITWIPDFFDFNVADVSAETVMRRESTS; this is encoded by the coding sequence ATGAAAAATCAAAAACCAATTCTGCGCCCCAACCGCCAGCGTCCAAACCGCCAGTGTCCCAGACGAGCAGGAGCCGCAGCAGTCGAATTTGCTCTCGTCGTCCCAGTCATGCTGATCTTTGCGTTCGGACTCATTGAAATCAGCCGACTGGCCATGGTCAAAGAATCCATCACGCAAGCGACTCGCGAAGGTGCCCGCGTCGGGATCCGCCCCACAGCGACGGCCGCCGACATCACCACCCGAATCAACGAGGAACTCGAAATCCTTGGCATCACCGGTGCGATGATCGAGATCGAGCCGTCGCAGTTTGGTCCAGCCGACGAAGGAGAAACGGTTCGTGTCAGGATTCGAGTTCCCATGGCCAATATCACTTGGATACCCGATTTCTTTGACTTCAACGTCGCCGATGTTTCCGCCGAAACGGTGATGCGGCGGGAAAGCACCAGTTGA
- a CDS encoding CRISPR-associated endonuclease Cas6 has product MIADVSDNDFTVSLSICRLRLRRPLRAGEAPAIRGFFGRQFEDEVLMHNHGPNDQLVYQYPRVQFKVLDRHAYLVGIAEGSELLQRLWMGFDSTTLGNEELPVIDSQFSTNQHSFLLSDDPIRYRFATPWLALNQTNFREYTQSRSQSFRLEKLNKTLVGNCLGMCKSLGIRFSGRISADCTDLSSIKTTLKGQGMIGFVGTFLLNVALPDLIGLGKSVSRGFGSIERRSP; this is encoded by the coding sequence ATGATTGCTGACGTTTCAGATAACGACTTTACCGTGTCATTATCGATTTGTCGACTTCGGCTGCGCCGGCCCCTTCGGGCCGGCGAGGCACCAGCGATTCGTGGATTCTTTGGGCGTCAGTTTGAGGACGAAGTCTTGATGCACAATCATGGTCCCAATGACCAACTCGTCTATCAGTACCCCCGTGTTCAATTCAAAGTTCTGGATCGGCACGCGTACTTGGTCGGAATCGCCGAGGGAAGCGAGTTGCTGCAGCGTCTTTGGATGGGCTTTGATTCAACGACGTTGGGAAACGAAGAATTGCCGGTGATCGATTCTCAGTTTTCGACGAACCAACACTCGTTCTTGCTGTCTGACGATCCCATTCGATATCGATTCGCAACGCCGTGGTTGGCGCTTAATCAAACCAATTTTCGCGAATACACGCAAAGTCGCTCGCAATCATTTCGGCTTGAAAAACTGAACAAGACTCTGGTCGGGAACTGCCTGGGAATGTGCAAGTCGCTTGGTATCCGTTTCTCCGGGCGTATATCCGCAGACTGCACCGATTTATCCAGCATCAAGACAACGCTGAAAGGCCAAGGCATGATCGGATTTGTCGGGACATTCCTATTGAACGTTGCGTTGCCCGATCTGATCGGTCTCGGCAAGAGCGTTTCACGAGGTTTTGGTTCGATCGAAAGGAGGTCACCGTGA
- a CDS encoding SDR family oxidoreductase encodes MNVLSGKVVAVTGGGTGIGAGIAAILASNGCRVTVGGRRIEKLQQLSDATESEHPIRVHELDVADSDSVNAFFADIHENVGEVDILVNSAGVNIQNRTMATMLPEDWDRVMQINATGAYRCIHQVLPAMRKRRDGLVINISSVAGKRAITLGGVVYCASKFAMTAMGTAISNEVRDEGVRITNVYPGEVNTPILDNRPSPVSQEHKDSILQPEDIASVVLSICQLPPRANVPEIVIKPTKQEWV; translated from the coding sequence GTGAACGTTCTCTCAGGCAAAGTCGTCGCCGTCACAGGTGGTGGGACAGGTATCGGTGCGGGCATCGCGGCGATTTTGGCAAGCAACGGTTGCCGTGTGACGGTCGGCGGACGCCGTATCGAGAAGCTGCAACAACTCTCCGACGCGACCGAGTCCGAACACCCGATTCGTGTCCATGAGTTGGACGTCGCCGATTCAGACAGCGTCAACGCGTTCTTTGCGGACATTCATGAGAATGTTGGGGAAGTCGATATCTTGGTCAACAGTGCCGGTGTCAATATTCAGAACCGCACCATGGCGACGATGCTGCCGGAGGATTGGGACCGCGTGATGCAGATCAATGCAACGGGTGCCTATCGCTGCATTCATCAGGTCCTGCCAGCGATGCGTAAACGTCGCGATGGTTTGGTGATCAATATCTCATCCGTCGCCGGCAAACGCGCGATCACGCTCGGCGGCGTGGTGTACTGCGCCAGCAAGTTCGCGATGACCGCGATGGGCACGGCGATCTCCAACGAAGTACGAGATGAAGGCGTTCGGATCACAAACGTATACCCCGGCGAAGTGAACACGCCGATTTTGGACAATCGGCCCAGTCCGGTTTCACAAGAACACAAGGACTCGATTCTGCAACCCGAAGACATCGCGTCAGTGGTGCTGAGTATCTGCCAATTGCCACCACGAGCGAACGTCCCAGAGATAGTGATCAAGCCGACGAAGCAGGAATGGGTCTGA
- a CDS encoding rhomboid family intramembrane serine protease: protein MIPLSDNIPSRRTPFVNYIVLAICTAAFLLQITQADSGQSIVQEYGMIPARLSHPDVELVIEQNVAVQTSRGIEIVPQRTTLPPSTIPPWLTVLTCIFLHGGWMHFLGNMWFLYVFGDNVEDRLGHIGFALLYIGTGVIASLSHWATGPDSPIPTIGASGAIAGVMGAYAWLYPHARVKSILPIPIFLYVFVLPAPVFLGIWFAMQTFSGVTSNAETGVAWWAHIGGFIAGAIVALIIGRTPIGSGPVMETRF, encoded by the coding sequence ATGATCCCGCTGAGCGATAACATCCCCAGCCGACGAACTCCCTTCGTCAATTACATCGTCCTGGCGATCTGCACCGCGGCATTCCTGTTGCAGATCACCCAAGCAGATTCGGGGCAATCGATCGTCCAAGAATACGGGATGATACCCGCCAGGTTGTCTCATCCCGATGTGGAATTGGTGATCGAGCAGAATGTTGCGGTCCAAACCAGCCGTGGAATTGAGATCGTTCCCCAGCGAACGACGTTGCCACCGTCAACCATCCCGCCATGGCTGACCGTTTTGACTTGCATCTTTCTGCACGGCGGCTGGATGCATTTTTTGGGCAACATGTGGTTCTTGTACGTCTTTGGTGACAATGTGGAGGACCGGCTGGGTCACATCGGATTTGCGTTGCTGTACATCGGCACGGGCGTCATTGCGTCGTTGTCTCATTGGGCGACCGGCCCCGACAGCCCGATTCCAACCATCGGTGCCAGCGGCGCGATTGCGGGAGTGATGGGCGCCTACGCGTGGCTGTACCCCCATGCTCGCGTGAAATCGATCTTACCGATACCGATTTTTCTGTACGTGTTTGTCCTGCCGGCACCCGTGTTCCTGGGAATTTGGTTCGCCATGCAAACGTTCAGCGGCGTCACCTCGAACGCGGAAACAGGCGTCGCTTGGTGGGCTCATATCGGTGGTTTCATCGCAGGCGCGATCGTCGCATTGATCATCGGCCGCACACCAATCGGCTCCGGCCCCGTCATGGAAACGCGATTCTAG
- the cas1 gene encoding CRISPR-associated endonuclease Cas1 has protein sequence MSVQLVINTRGSLLRRKGERFAISVAEKTHEFAATKVSSIVIATSVRLTSNVIELATQHNVDIVFFDSRGDPSARIWQPMMGSTVAIRRRQLESLDGELSCEVVKAWIKKKLQNQMEFLDDLSRRRPKSQIAMEAKSQVIRQSVQSLSELKAPIQDCRESLMGIEGNAGRAYFEALSSIMPSEYRFRGRSRRPAIDGFNAMLNYTYGVLYSSVERACILAGLDPHIGFLHTDNYNKPSLVFDMIEPFRIIGDRVTTYFFTGRRVKSEYFREVPGGVELAPEGRASVIARLNEHLDRSVRYPVQRTKSPGVKKFRKIKLRSTIQHEAHALANRLLGRDDMPRIVESENIFQEEDTP, from the coding sequence ATGTCTGTGCAGCTAGTAATCAATACACGTGGTAGTTTGCTTCGGCGCAAGGGTGAGCGTTTCGCAATCTCCGTAGCCGAGAAAACACACGAATTCGCGGCGACTAAGGTGTCAAGCATTGTGATTGCCACCAGTGTTCGATTGACGAGCAATGTGATTGAACTTGCGACCCAACACAACGTTGATATCGTCTTCTTTGATTCTCGCGGTGATCCGTCCGCGCGAATCTGGCAACCGATGATGGGCAGCACTGTCGCCATTCGCCGCCGTCAACTCGAGTCGCTTGATGGCGAACTCAGCTGTGAAGTGGTCAAAGCCTGGATCAAAAAGAAGCTTCAGAATCAGATGGAGTTTCTTGATGATCTCTCGCGTCGAAGGCCCAAGAGTCAGATTGCGATGGAGGCGAAGAGTCAAGTCATTCGCCAAAGCGTCCAATCGCTGAGTGAACTGAAAGCTCCGATTCAAGATTGCCGTGAGTCCTTGATGGGTATCGAAGGCAATGCAGGACGCGCCTATTTCGAGGCTCTCTCCTCGATCATGCCCTCAGAGTATCGCTTTCGTGGACGCAGCAGACGTCCTGCGATTGACGGATTCAATGCCATGCTCAACTACACGTACGGGGTGCTGTACTCCAGTGTTGAGCGTGCCTGCATTCTCGCTGGTTTGGACCCACACATCGGGTTTCTACACACGGACAACTACAACAAGCCCTCGCTTGTCTTTGACATGATCGAACCGTTTCGAATCATCGGAGACCGAGTCACCACTTACTTCTTTACCGGACGACGTGTCAAATCAGAGTACTTTCGAGAAGTGCCCGGCGGCGTAGAACTTGCGCCAGAGGGCCGCGCAAGCGTGATCGCGAGACTAAACGAACATTTGGACAGGAGCGTTCGGTATCCGGTCCAACGAACAAAGTCGCCTGGAGTCAAGAAATTTCGCAAGATCAAGCTTCGGTCGACGATTCAGCATGAAGCTCACGCGTTAGCAAACAGACTGCTAGGCCGCGATGACATGCCTCGGATTGTGGAGAGCGAGAACATTTTCCAGGAGGAGGACACACCGTGA
- the cas2 gene encoding CRISPR-associated endonuclease Cas2: MIHLVMYDISDDKTRRRIADRLADLGLIRTQFSVFVGTIEPNRVDELALFAEESLEEQDRLYILPMTRENLANSRQVGRGIDEQLVANETLTQVI, from the coding sequence GTGATCCATTTGGTGATGTACGACATCAGCGACGACAAAACGCGACGACGAATTGCCGATCGCTTAGCGGACTTGGGGTTGATACGGACGCAGTTCAGCGTGTTCGTAGGGACCATCGAACCCAATCGAGTGGATGAGTTGGCATTGTTCGCGGAGGAATCGTTGGAAGAGCAGGATCGGCTCTACATTTTGCCCATGACTCGAGAAAATCTAGCGAATTCACGACAAGTGGGACGTGGAATCGATGAACAGCTCGTTGCTAATGAAACACTGACACAGGTGATTTGA
- a CDS encoding TadG family pilus assembly protein, protein MAILAIIVLAGLTALLAMAADFGHINVARSEMKRSADAAALSACWELYDGTVSGASAEATKNDIVDMASQIASANEISSRGPALNGDSDVEVGYYDPDQPGQIDTSVPDRFNAVRVNLSQIDGSNGEVPLFFGDVTGRHSQSMQTSSIAAMFKAISGFKTPPSSDQNLQILPIALDLETWESVVAKETTDNFKYVNGQVTSGSDGYFECSLFPTGTGSPGNRGTVDIGSSNNSTSDLRRQILHGISADDMNQLGKPLQLDTAGTLELNGDTGLSAGIKAQLEQIIGQKRIIPIFTTVSGNGNNATYTIVRFEGIRVLGVKLTGPMNKKHLTIQPAPMVARHSIILEGGVEESDFLFTPVMLVE, encoded by the coding sequence ATGGCAATCCTCGCGATCATCGTTCTGGCGGGCTTGACCGCTCTGCTGGCGATGGCAGCCGACTTCGGCCACATCAACGTGGCGCGATCCGAAATGAAACGCTCCGCAGATGCCGCTGCACTTTCCGCCTGCTGGGAACTTTACGACGGAACCGTATCGGGTGCTTCAGCAGAAGCGACCAAGAACGACATCGTCGACATGGCTTCCCAGATCGCGTCAGCCAATGAGATCAGTAGCCGAGGTCCGGCTCTCAACGGCGACTCCGATGTCGAGGTTGGATACTACGATCCAGACCAGCCGGGACAAATCGATACCAGTGTACCCGATCGGTTCAACGCCGTTCGCGTCAACCTAAGTCAGATCGACGGCAGCAACGGTGAGGTCCCGCTGTTCTTTGGCGATGTGACGGGGCGGCACTCGCAATCCATGCAGACGTCATCGATCGCAGCGATGTTCAAGGCCATCAGCGGATTCAAAACGCCACCGTCGTCCGACCAGAATCTGCAAATCCTGCCGATCGCCCTCGACCTGGAAACTTGGGAGTCTGTCGTAGCGAAAGAGACCACTGACAACTTCAAATATGTCAACGGCCAAGTCACATCGGGATCCGACGGGTACTTTGAATGCTCGCTCTTTCCCACCGGAACCGGCTCTCCGGGAAACCGAGGCACGGTTGACATCGGTAGCAGCAACAACAGCACCTCTGATCTTCGTCGCCAAATCCTCCACGGCATCTCAGCCGACGACATGAACCAGCTTGGTAAACCACTCCAGCTCGACACCGCGGGAACTCTGGAACTCAATGGTGATACCGGACTGAGTGCTGGTATCAAAGCACAATTGGAGCAGATCATCGGCCAAAAACGAATCATTCCGATTTTTACAACCGTCAGTGGAAACGGCAATAATGCGACCTACACCATCGTTCGCTTCGAAGGCATCCGAGTGCTGGGTGTCAAGCTGACCGGACCAATGAACAAGAAACACCTCACGATCCAGCCGGCTCCGATGGTCGCACGGCACTCGATCATTCTGGAAGGCGGAGTTGAGGAAAGCGATTTTCTGTTCACGCCCGTGATGCTTGTTGAATGA
- a CDS encoding SMP-30/gluconolactonase/LRE family protein, whose protein sequence is MQSSLTQRTPLVSASRKPIAGQLGLIIFCLLTPSAFTVALGQESYPVHPDSQRQAGVPQGRVESFQFSESKVYPGTQRDYFVYVPAQYDPIQPAALMVFQDGRNYVQEKSGWRVPVVFDNLIARGEMPVTIAVCINPGVVSGDANAGGGEAATAQDRFNRSLEYDTASDRYATFLIDELLPEVAQKYKLTDDPNLRGIGGSSSGAIAAFGVAWHRPDQFRRVFSTVGTYVGLRGGNEYPTLIRKMEPKPLRVFLQDGSNDLNIYGGSWWNANQTMLSALQWAGYEVEHAWGEGGHNGKHGTAILPDAMRWLWKDFQEPITTHTAEHPEMKLRVESDEAWQRISTGHVYTEGPAVAPDGSVYFVDGVNGEVWRIADPDAEKPTVEKFVDLPGASGLMFDEQGRLYCARNKAKMLTRIDPDGSQVDLMQGKSCNDLVVLPHGVYFSGPDEQAVWYLPHGGEVVKAGEGPEKPNGLIVTPDQRFLLVIDAMGRYVWSYRIENDGRLTQGQPYSYMHLSQDSLKTGADGCTMTADGELIVATELGLQVFDQPGRVHLIIQRPRLSGRLSNCVFAGNDFQTLFVTNGDSVYRRRTLMTGIAPWQPPAIPPKPRL, encoded by the coding sequence ATGCAATCCAGTTTAACGCAACGAACCCCTTTGGTCAGCGCCTCACGCAAGCCGATTGCTGGGCAGCTTGGTTTGATCATCTTTTGCCTGCTAACCCCGTCGGCGTTTACTGTAGCTCTCGGGCAAGAGAGCTATCCGGTCCATCCCGATTCACAACGTCAAGCCGGTGTTCCGCAAGGGCGAGTGGAATCATTTCAGTTCAGTGAGAGCAAGGTCTATCCGGGGACCCAGCGAGACTATTTCGTCTACGTTCCTGCTCAGTACGACCCGATCCAGCCAGCGGCGTTGATGGTGTTTCAGGACGGCCGCAACTATGTCCAAGAGAAAAGCGGCTGGAGAGTTCCCGTCGTTTTTGACAACTTGATCGCCCGAGGCGAAATGCCGGTCACGATCGCCGTGTGCATCAATCCCGGCGTGGTCTCCGGCGACGCAAATGCTGGTGGTGGCGAAGCGGCAACAGCGCAAGATCGGTTCAACCGCAGTTTGGAATATGACACGGCCAGTGATCGATACGCGACCTTTCTGATCGACGAACTGTTACCGGAGGTCGCCCAGAAATACAAACTCACCGACGACCCCAACTTGCGTGGCATCGGTGGCAGCAGCAGCGGCGCGATCGCAGCGTTTGGCGTGGCGTGGCATCGTCCCGATCAGTTCCGTCGCGTGTTCAGCACCGTCGGCACCTACGTCGGTTTGCGTGGAGGCAACGAGTACCCGACGCTGATCCGCAAGATGGAACCCAAGCCCCTGCGTGTGTTTCTGCAAGATGGCAGCAACGACCTGAACATCTACGGAGGCAGTTGGTGGAACGCGAATCAGACCATGTTGTCCGCTTTGCAGTGGGCGGGTTACGAAGTCGAGCATGCTTGGGGAGAAGGCGGACACAACGGCAAGCACGGGACGGCGATTCTGCCCGACGCCATGCGTTGGCTTTGGAAAGATTTTCAAGAGCCGATCACCACACACACCGCTGAGCATCCTGAGATGAAATTGCGTGTCGAGAGCGATGAAGCTTGGCAGCGTATCAGCACCGGACACGTCTACACGGAAGGCCCTGCGGTTGCGCCCGACGGCAGCGTCTATTTCGTGGATGGAGTCAACGGCGAAGTCTGGCGGATCGCAGACCCCGACGCTGAAAAACCGACGGTGGAGAAGTTTGTGGATTTGCCCGGAGCTAGTGGGTTGATGTTCGATGAACAAGGCCGATTGTACTGCGCTCGCAACAAAGCCAAGATGCTGACGCGGATCGATCCGGACGGATCGCAGGTGGATTTGATGCAGGGCAAATCGTGCAACGATTTGGTAGTGTTGCCGCACGGGGTTTATTTCAGCGGGCCGGACGAGCAAGCCGTCTGGTATTTGCCGCACGGGGGCGAGGTCGTCAAAGCGGGAGAGGGGCCGGAGAAGCCCAACGGTTTGATCGTCACGCCCGATCAGCGATTCTTACTGGTGATTGATGCGATGGGGCGATACGTTTGGTCGTACCGAATCGAGAACGATGGACGGCTGACTCAAGGCCAACCGTACTCGTACATGCATCTGTCGCAGGACAGTCTCAAGACGGGTGCCGATGGCTGCACGATGACGGCCGACGGTGAATTGATCGTCGCGACGGAGTTGGGATTGCAGGTCTTTGACCAACCGGGACGAGTCCACTTGATCATCCAGCGACCACGTCTCAGCGGTCGACTCTCCAACTGTGTCTTTGCCGGCAACGACTTTCAAACGCTGTTTGTCACCAACGGCGATTCGGTTTACCGCCGCCGGACACTGATGACGGGCATCGCACCGTGGCAGCCCCCGGCGATTCCGCCCAAGCCACGACTGTGA
- a CDS encoding transposase: MTRSRRTFTAREKAAVVKRYLVDKIPISDLCDELGLQPTQVYSWQKQLFENAEAAFATPGRKPRQDDAKDKKIEALEAKIQLKNEVVAELLQEHVQLKKELGEP, translated from the coding sequence ATGACACGATCTCGACGAACGTTTACCGCCCGGGAAAAAGCTGCTGTCGTAAAACGCTACCTGGTCGACAAAATCCCCATTTCAGACCTGTGCGATGAGCTAGGCCTGCAACCCACTCAGGTTTACTCCTGGCAAAAACAGCTCTTTGAGAATGCAGAGGCAGCCTTCGCCACACCTGGGCGAAAGCCGAGGCAAGATGATGCGAAGGACAAGAAAATCGAGGCGTTGGAGGCCAAGATTCAGCTCAAGAACGAAGTGGTTGCCGAGCTTCTCCAGGAGCATGTTCAGCTAAAAAAAGAACTTGGGGAACCCTAA
- a CDS encoding IS3 family transposase — protein MVDYTNYWSVRAETPAKQIIRWIGIAQSKYFDWKKRYGKANEHNGAVPRDFWLEDWEKRAILDFHQTNPLEGYRRLAFMMLDADIVAVSPSSVYRVLRDAGAMDRFNGKKSKKGTGFKQPVRPHDHWHLDISYLNICGTFFFMCSVLDGCSRSIIHWEIREKMEETDVEIILQRARENHPDAKPRIITDNGPKFISRDFKEFIRIAGMTHGKTSPYYPQSNGKIERYHRTIKGDCIRESQIKTVDDARRIVKQYVQHYNEVRLHSAIGYVTPLTKLAGEEKAVFDSRDRKLEAARETRRLRRQQQAA, from the coding sequence ATCGTTGACTACACCAACTACTGGTCGGTACGGGCGGAGACTCCAGCGAAGCAAATCATACGCTGGATCGGTATCGCTCAAAGCAAGTACTTTGACTGGAAAAAACGCTATGGAAAAGCCAACGAGCACAACGGTGCGGTTCCGCGTGACTTCTGGCTGGAAGACTGGGAGAAAAGAGCGATCTTGGACTTCCACCAAACCAATCCGCTCGAAGGCTACCGACGATTGGCATTCATGATGCTCGATGCGGATATTGTAGCCGTGAGTCCCTCGAGCGTGTACCGCGTACTTCGTGATGCGGGGGCGATGGATCGCTTCAACGGCAAGAAGTCTAAGAAGGGCACGGGCTTTAAGCAGCCGGTCAGGCCTCATGACCACTGGCATTTGGACATCAGTTATCTCAATATTTGCGGGACTTTTTTCTTCATGTGCAGCGTCCTTGATGGCTGTTCACGCAGCATCATTCACTGGGAAATACGTGAAAAGATGGAGGAAACCGATGTGGAAATTATCCTTCAGCGAGCGAGAGAAAATCATCCTGACGCGAAACCGCGGATCATTACCGACAACGGTCCGAAGTTCATTTCACGTGATTTTAAAGAGTTCATTCGGATCGCGGGGATGACTCATGGCAAAACGTCACCGTACTATCCACAGAGCAATGGAAAGATCGAGCGATACCATCGCACGATCAAGGGAGACTGCATTCGCGAAAGCCAGATAAAGACAGTCGATGATGCTCGTCGCATCGTCAAGCAATACGTCCAGCACTACAACGAAGTTCGGCTTCACAGTGCGATTGGGTACGTGACACCTCTCACCAAATTGGCAGGAGAAGAGAAAGCGGTCTTCGATTCACGGGATCGCAAACTCGAAGCGGCTCGCGAGACACGCCGTCTCCGCCGGCAACAACAGGCGGCTTGA